Proteins encoded by one window of Halorubrum ruber:
- a CDS encoding TRAM domain-containing protein, with product MIPSSPVVVGIAVAVALLALFVLARRLRGPSADARESKRAHDAAQERDPPVEIGETYEFGVTELTDHHSGEEVAVGKVEGFVLFTEDIPGGLEPGDVIRAKVLSFNEGRTSADATFVGRA from the coding sequence ATGATCCCATCGTCACCGGTCGTCGTCGGCATCGCCGTCGCGGTCGCGCTGCTCGCGCTGTTCGTGCTCGCCCGACGGCTCCGCGGGCCGTCCGCCGACGCGCGCGAGTCGAAGCGCGCCCACGACGCGGCCCAGGAGCGCGACCCGCCGGTCGAGATCGGCGAGACGTACGAGTTCGGCGTCACCGAGCTCACCGACCACCACTCCGGCGAGGAGGTCGCCGTCGGCAAGGTCGAGGGGTTCGTCCTCTTCACCGAGGATATCCCCGGCGGCCTCGAACCGGGAGACGTGATCCGCGCGAAGGTACTCTCCTTCAACGAGGGGCGCACCTCTGCGGACGCGACGTTCGTCGGACGCGCGTAG
- a CDS encoding LAGLIDADG family homing endonuclease produces the protein MAQAGTQDLTERFIQFYRNYYREEIGQLAQRYPNEQRSLYVSYDDLFQFDRDLAEDFLNKPEQMREYAEEALRLYDLPADVSLGRAHVRIEDLPESVDIRGIRVHDDHIGKLVSIQGIVRKATDVRPKVTEAAFECQRCGTMTYIPQSDGGFQEPHECQGCERQGPFRVNFDQSEFVDSQKLRIQESPEGLRGGETPQSIDVDIVDDITGEVSPGDHVTCVGVLHIEQVEQGNEKSAIFDLYMDGVSIAIEDEEFEDMDITEADKRDIIELSERDDIYEAMVGSIAPAIYGYEEEKLAMILQLFSGVTKHLPDGSRIRGDLHMLLIGDPGTGKCQKYDTEVTLADGTERALGDIVESNLEDPIEVDDGVYEPVDVGVQTVTESGAVETGTATKVWKREAPDRMHRILMASGREVEVTPSHPLFKQLNRGLSPRRADQLAEGDLIAVPGNIDADWDDSLDVSFQQVEAYNANSFTPPTRVDPTLARLLGYIIAEGHTYLSGSSAATEVTNVDEEILTDVENCFRELGVRWSRLEKWDHETAEIVRCSSLEFVRFLRELEPAILKNSENQLVPDCLKRASPENKKEFLQAYVDSEGTVSPKEREITVSSMSRELLTGVQTLLLAFGIQSHLRKRHNDSHRLRISGRDFVKYVDEIGFVTDRKATASKAFDDVPENTNTDVIPGLSDDLRQIREALALSQFDIGLPRPTYQHYERGDRNPSRASLRAVVDTFETRLDWLREKRGELLDGDWQAVETLREELNISQKVLSEGMDVSQTAISYYERNDVAPDGGQTADAKDVILDRLDEALSVSQDISELDRLCTNDVHWDRIESIESVDPDYEWVYDLEVRDTHTYLGNSVVSHNSQMISYVENIAPRSVYTSGKGSSAAGLTAAAVRDDFGDGQQWSLEAGALVLADKGIAAVDELDKMDCVTGDTLVSLADGRVERIDELAREAAEDGDIEELSNGRRVRDVDLDVWSMDGDGNLVERPVSAVHEYDAPSELTRVTMETGESLTATADHPFFVLDDGERVEREAAALDDGDWVYVPREIPTKAADGGAVAANGGDRPVTEPVDSERIDTDGVDPAMASVLGYLSGDGNVYYDRDEGVYGVRFTNADDELLDDFERAARAAFDAEPTRPPSEKRDDGVETVRVTGKEHADAVLDAGMNLGGYDEKCFPTPVSTGSRAAKAAFIRALADSEGHVDESAGNVRIASASRDLLRGTRNLLLGFGVSSQLQRRERNEGRDVYYLTVTDADSLAAFRRYVGFTATRKAAALDRVVDSAGGGRTILDVVPEVGDVLARCRDSLRLHQRECGLEAVTYHDFESGGANVSLHRARQVLVAFEERREAATEDRRRLDEKPTWEMFSELRERYHVSQSELADGTTLSQQQISREWGESEEVRRTVTERLREILTGVAETDFDDLREFVRGDVKWRQVESVETVPPESTEHRGEVLRQHLADVIGGPVDTAETRARELLDRGPVGETRSELSAALDAYGVSQADVASRLDVSQATVSRWLSGAVETDRLGDVREAVASEVTAVREDLRSILTRIDDGERPRVYDLTVEGTHNFVANGLVVHNSSDRSAMHEGLEQQKISVSKAGINATLKARCSLLGAANPKYGRFDQYEPIGEQIDLEPALISRFDLIFTVTDSPDPEHDSRLAKHIIKTNYAGELNTQREELASSEFTSEQVAEVTEEVAPEIDSELLRKYIAHAKRSCFPTMTDEAKELIEEFYVDLRSKGADEDAPVPVTARKLEAMVRLSEASARVRLSDTVEREDADRATDIVESCLKDIGVDPETGQFDADVVETGTSKSQRDRIKNIKGLIADIEEEYEEGAPVDEVLDRAGEIGMDPGKAEQEIEKLRTKGEVYEPKQGHLRTT, from the coding sequence ATGGCTCAGGCCGGCACCCAGGACCTCACGGAGCGGTTCATTCAGTTCTATCGCAACTACTATCGGGAGGAGATCGGGCAGCTCGCGCAGCGGTACCCCAACGAGCAGCGCTCGCTGTACGTCTCCTACGACGACCTCTTCCAGTTCGACCGCGACCTCGCCGAGGACTTCCTGAACAAGCCGGAGCAGATGCGCGAGTACGCCGAGGAGGCGCTGCGACTCTACGACCTCCCCGCCGACGTCAGCCTCGGCCGCGCGCACGTCCGCATCGAGGACCTCCCCGAGAGCGTCGACATCCGCGGCATCCGCGTCCACGACGACCACATCGGCAAGCTCGTCTCAATCCAGGGCATCGTCCGGAAGGCCACGGACGTCCGCCCCAAGGTGACCGAGGCCGCCTTCGAGTGCCAGCGCTGCGGCACGATGACGTACATCCCGCAGTCCGACGGCGGCTTCCAGGAGCCCCACGAGTGCCAGGGCTGCGAGCGGCAGGGCCCGTTCCGCGTCAACTTCGACCAGTCCGAGTTCGTCGACTCCCAGAAGCTCCGCATCCAGGAGTCTCCGGAGGGACTGCGCGGCGGCGAGACGCCCCAGTCGATCGACGTCGACATCGTCGACGACATCACCGGCGAGGTGAGCCCCGGCGACCACGTCACCTGCGTCGGCGTCCTCCACATCGAGCAGGTCGAGCAGGGCAACGAGAAGTCCGCCATCTTCGACCTCTACATGGACGGCGTCTCCATCGCCATCGAGGACGAGGAGTTCGAGGACATGGACATCACGGAGGCGGACAAACGCGACATCATCGAGCTCTCCGAGCGCGACGACATCTACGAGGCGATGGTCGGCTCCATCGCGCCCGCCATCTACGGCTACGAGGAGGAGAAGCTCGCGATGATCCTCCAGCTGTTCTCCGGCGTCACCAAACACCTCCCCGACGGGTCGCGGATCCGCGGCGACCTCCACATGCTCCTGATCGGCGACCCTGGTACGGGTAAGTGTCAAAAATATGATACAGAGGTGACACTTGCTGACGGAACGGAACGGGCACTCGGGGATATAGTAGAGTCAAACCTCGAAGACCCGATAGAGGTCGACGACGGGGTATACGAACCGGTAGATGTCGGCGTTCAAACAGTAACCGAATCGGGGGCCGTCGAGACTGGGACCGCGACAAAAGTCTGGAAACGAGAAGCGCCGGATAGGATGCACAGAATTTTGATGGCATCGGGGCGCGAAGTAGAAGTAACACCGTCGCACCCGTTGTTCAAACAGTTGAACAGAGGATTGTCTCCCCGACGGGCAGATCAATTGGCGGAAGGAGACCTCATTGCGGTCCCCGGAAACATCGACGCCGATTGGGATGATTCGCTTGATGTTTCGTTCCAGCAGGTCGAAGCCTACAACGCGAATTCGTTCACGCCGCCCACCCGAGTCGATCCCACTCTGGCTCGACTCCTCGGTTATATCATCGCAGAGGGCCACACCTATCTCTCGGGATCGAGTGCTGCTACCGAGGTTACGAACGTCGACGAAGAGATACTGACGGACGTGGAGAACTGCTTCCGCGAGTTGGGCGTTCGGTGGTCCCGTCTAGAGAAATGGGATCATGAGACTGCCGAAATCGTCCGCTGTTCCTCGTTGGAGTTCGTCCGGTTCCTCAGAGAACTCGAACCGGCAATTCTCAAAAACTCTGAGAATCAACTCGTCCCCGATTGTCTCAAACGGGCGAGTCCGGAGAACAAGAAGGAATTCCTACAGGCGTACGTTGACAGCGAGGGGACAGTCTCACCCAAAGAACGCGAAATCACGGTTTCCTCGATGAGTAGAGAACTGCTGACCGGAGTACAGACGTTACTCCTCGCGTTCGGGATCCAGAGCCATCTTCGGAAACGACACAACGACAGCCACCGACTGCGCATCAGTGGACGGGATTTCGTCAAATACGTCGACGAAATTGGATTCGTCACCGATCGCAAAGCGACGGCCTCGAAAGCGTTCGACGACGTTCCAGAGAACACAAACACGGATGTGATTCCGGGACTAAGTGACGATCTCCGGCAGATCCGCGAGGCGCTCGCGTTGTCACAGTTCGATATCGGACTGCCGCGTCCGACGTATCAACACTACGAACGCGGCGACAGAAATCCGAGTAGAGCGAGTCTGAGAGCGGTTGTCGACACGTTCGAAACCCGCTTAGACTGGCTTCGGGAGAAGCGCGGAGAGCTGCTGGACGGTGACTGGCAGGCAGTCGAGACGCTACGAGAGGAACTGAACATCTCTCAGAAGGTACTCTCGGAGGGTATGGACGTCTCTCAAACCGCGATCAGCTACTATGAGCGGAACGACGTCGCTCCAGACGGTGGACAGACCGCGGATGCAAAGGACGTGATTTTGGATCGTCTCGACGAGGCATTATCCGTCAGCCAAGACATCTCCGAACTCGATCGTCTGTGTACGAACGACGTTCACTGGGACCGGATCGAGTCGATCGAATCGGTCGATCCGGATTACGAGTGGGTCTACGATCTCGAGGTCAGAGACACGCACACGTATCTCGGAAACAGCGTCGTCTCTCATAACTCCCAGATGATTTCGTACGTCGAAAACATCGCACCTCGCTCGGTGTACACGTCCGGGAAGGGGTCGTCCGCGGCGGGCCTCACGGCGGCGGCCGTCCGCGACGATTTCGGCGACGGCCAGCAGTGGTCGCTCGAAGCCGGCGCGCTCGTGCTCGCGGACAAGGGGATCGCCGCGGTCGACGAGCTGGACAAGATGGACTGCGTCACGGGCGACACGCTGGTCTCGCTCGCCGACGGGCGCGTCGAGCGCATCGACGAACTGGCGCGGGAAGCGGCCGAAGACGGCGACATCGAGGAGCTCTCGAACGGTCGCCGCGTCCGCGACGTCGACCTCGACGTCTGGTCGATGGACGGGGACGGCAACCTCGTCGAGCGCCCCGTCTCCGCGGTCCACGAGTACGACGCGCCGTCGGAGTTGACCCGGGTGACGATGGAGACCGGCGAGTCGCTGACCGCGACCGCCGACCACCCGTTCTTCGTCCTCGACGACGGCGAGCGCGTCGAGCGCGAGGCGGCCGCGCTCGACGACGGCGACTGGGTGTACGTCCCCCGCGAGATCCCGACGAAGGCGGCGGACGGCGGAGCGGTGGCGGCGAACGGCGGAGACCGACCGGTAACCGAACCGGTCGACAGCGAGAGAATCGACACTGACGGCGTCGACCCCGCGATGGCGAGCGTCCTCGGATACCTCTCCGGCGACGGGAACGTCTACTACGACCGCGACGAGGGCGTCTACGGCGTCCGGTTCACCAACGCAGACGACGAGCTCTTGGACGACTTCGAGCGCGCGGCGCGGGCGGCGTTCGACGCGGAGCCGACCCGTCCGCCGAGCGAGAAGCGCGACGACGGCGTCGAGACGGTCCGCGTCACGGGGAAGGAACACGCCGACGCCGTCCTCGACGCGGGAATGAACCTCGGTGGGTACGACGAGAAGTGCTTCCCGACCCCCGTTTCGACCGGGAGCCGCGCGGCGAAGGCCGCGTTCATCCGCGCGCTCGCGGACAGCGAGGGGCACGTCGACGAGTCGGCCGGCAACGTTCGGATAGCATCTGCGAGCCGAGACCTGCTCCGAGGCACGCGGAACCTCCTCTTAGGGTTCGGCGTGTCGAGTCAGCTCCAGCGGCGCGAGCGGAACGAGGGCCGCGACGTGTACTACCTCACGGTGACCGACGCCGACTCGCTCGCGGCGTTCCGGCGGTACGTCGGATTCACGGCCACGCGGAAGGCGGCGGCGCTCGACCGCGTCGTCGATTCGGCAGGCGGCGGTCGCACGATCCTCGACGTAGTCCCAGAGGTCGGCGACGTGCTCGCGCGGTGTCGCGACTCGCTCCGGCTCCATCAGCGTGAGTGCGGACTCGAAGCGGTCACGTACCACGACTTCGAGAGCGGCGGTGCGAACGTCTCGCTCCACCGCGCCCGCCAGGTACTCGTGGCGTTCGAGGAACGGCGAGAGGCGGCCACCGAGGACCGGCGCCGACTCGACGAGAAACCGACGTGGGAGATGTTCTCGGAGCTGCGGGAGCGGTACCACGTCTCGCAGTCCGAACTCGCGGACGGGACGACGCTGTCCCAACAGCAGATCTCCCGCGAGTGGGGCGAGAGCGAGGAGGTCCGTCGGACGGTGACCGAGCGGCTGCGAGAGATCCTCACCGGAGTCGCGGAGACCGACTTCGACGACCTTCGCGAGTTCGTCCGCGGCGACGTGAAGTGGCGTCAGGTCGAGTCGGTCGAAACGGTCCCCCCGGAGTCGACCGAACACCGCGGCGAGGTGCTCCGACAGCATCTCGCAGACGTCATCGGTGGGCCGGTCGACACGGCGGAAACGCGCGCTCGCGAACTGCTCGACCGCGGTCCGGTCGGCGAAACGCGATCGGAGCTGTCGGCGGCGCTCGACGCCTACGGGGTTAGTCAGGCGGATGTGGCGTCGAGGCTCGACGTGAGTCAGGCGACCGTATCTCGGTGGCTGTCGGGCGCTGTCGAGACCGACCGGCTCGGCGACGTGCGTGAGGCGGTCGCGAGCGAGGTGACCGCCGTCAGAGAGGATCTGCGGTCGATACTGACGCGGATCGACGACGGGGAGCGACCGCGGGTGTACGACCTGACCGTAGAGGGGACGCACAACTTCGTCGCGAACGGGCTCGTCGTCCACAACTCCTCTGACCGCTCCGCGATGCACGAGGGGCTCGAACAACAGAAGATCTCGGTCTCGAAGGCCGGGATCAACGCCACCCTCAAGGCGCGCTGTTCGCTGCTCGGCGCGGCGAACCCGAAGTACGGCCGGTTCGACCAGTACGAGCCGATCGGCGAGCAGATCGACTTAGAGCCCGCCCTCATCTCGCGGTTCGACCTGATCTTCACGGTGACGGACAGTCCCGACCCGGAACACGACTCCCGGCTGGCGAAACACATCATCAAGACGAACTACGCCGGCGAGCTCAACACCCAGCGCGAGGAGCTGGCGAGCTCGGAGTTCACGTCCGAGCAGGTTGCGGAGGTGACCGAGGAGGTCGCGCCGGAGATCGACTCGGAGCTGCTGCGGAAGTACATCGCCCACGCGAAGCGGTCCTGCTTCCCGACGATGACCGACGAGGCGAAGGAGCTCATCGAGGAGTTCTACGTCGACCTGCGCTCGAAGGGCGCGGACGAGGACGCGCCGGTACCGGTCACCGCCCGGAAGCTGGAGGCGATGGTGCGGCTCTCGGAGGCGAGCGCGCGGGTCCGCCTGTCGGATACCGTCGAGCGCGAGGACGCCGACCGCGCGACCGACATCGTCGAGTCGTGTCTCAAAGACATCGGCGTCGACCCCGAGACGGGGCAGTTCGACGCGGACGTGGTCGAAACGGGCACCTCGAAGAGCCAGCGCGACCGCATCAAGAACATCAAGGGGCTCATCGCCGACATCGAGGAGGAGTACGAGGAGGGCGCGCCGGTCGACGAGGTGCTCGACCGCGCGGGCGAGATCGGGATGGACCCGGGGAAGGCGGAACAGGAGATCGAGAAGCTCCGGACGAAGGGCGAGGTGTACGAACCCAAGCAGGGCCACCTCCGAACGACGTAG
- a CDS encoding DEAD/DEAH box helicase codes for MKVADAVPEFADAFGFDEFNRMQREALPGILETDHNVVASAPTASGKTALAELAICKTLSEGGTALFVAPLRALTNEKESEWERFEELGYSVYVVSGERDLNPRRAERADVLVTTPEKADSATRKHDSARYSFITDVDCVVIDEVHLLDSEKRGAVLEVTVSRLRRLQDPRVVALSATMPNIDDVAEWLDAPAETTYAFGDEYRPVDLETGVKTYSHGSNAFADKYRRLYRALDLAEPHVREDGQALVFVSSRQDTVQAAKKARDEITERDIPIDSRDDYDFHNEATELTNDTLRQSVTDGVGFHHAGLGKDDRDRVEEWFKQGKIKFLFSTSTLAWGVNLPARCVVIRDTKYHDPLEGETDISPLDVLQMLGRAGRPEYDDVGYGWVVCDRADADKYRKLLRDGKEIESRLAADLESHLNAEIAMGTIRGLEDVMAWLETTFYYVRAKSQPEQYDFPTLRDRVRDTLESLVDDGFVAADDDLAIEPTALGRLASKYYLRLDTARRFRRLADRETLTVDFVLETVASAGEFDSVSARSAESDAIDRILDGRDTDLEDGHRKVFAILLAGMADSIPSDLRSDAWVIRQNALRLLAALAEFLDRFAGPRAANLARRVEARVEHGVSREAVALTAIEGVGSGRAERLADAGLTSPADVVDAGAKELENAGMSGSVAERIVDAARDCPRIDVDWGEFPETIAVGENEMCEVAVTAVSGSARAGIRVTVNDVEMTATTTYLDGEVTVPVGVFGTPDADELEFVVEVVFPDLPLLPVTATRTVRVE; via the coding sequence GTGAAGGTCGCGGACGCGGTGCCGGAGTTCGCTGACGCCTTCGGGTTCGACGAGTTCAACCGGATGCAGCGGGAGGCGCTCCCGGGCATCTTAGAGACCGACCACAACGTCGTCGCGTCGGCGCCGACGGCCTCCGGGAAGACGGCGCTCGCCGAGCTCGCGATCTGTAAGACCCTCTCCGAGGGCGGGACGGCCCTCTTCGTCGCCCCCCTGCGCGCGCTCACCAACGAGAAGGAGAGCGAGTGGGAGCGGTTCGAGGAGCTGGGCTACTCCGTCTACGTCGTCTCCGGCGAGCGCGACCTCAACCCCCGCCGCGCCGAGCGCGCCGACGTGCTGGTGACGACCCCCGAGAAGGCCGACAGCGCGACGCGGAAGCACGACTCCGCCCGCTACTCCTTTATCACCGACGTGGACTGCGTCGTCATCGACGAGGTCCACCTGCTCGACTCCGAGAAGCGCGGCGCGGTGCTGGAGGTGACCGTCTCGCGGCTTCGTCGGCTCCAGGACCCGCGCGTCGTGGCGCTGTCGGCGACGATGCCGAACATCGACGACGTCGCGGAGTGGCTCGACGCGCCCGCGGAGACGACGTACGCGTTCGGCGACGAGTACCGCCCGGTCGACCTCGAAACGGGCGTGAAGACGTACTCGCACGGGTCGAACGCGTTCGCCGACAAGTACCGCCGGCTCTACCGCGCGCTCGACCTGGCCGAGCCGCACGTCCGCGAGGACGGGCAGGCCTTGGTGTTCGTCTCCTCGCGGCAGGACACGGTCCAGGCCGCGAAGAAGGCGCGTGACGAGATCACCGAGCGCGACATCCCGATCGACTCGCGGGACGACTACGACTTCCACAACGAGGCGACGGAGCTCACCAACGACACCCTCCGCCAGTCGGTCACGGACGGCGTCGGCTTCCACCACGCCGGCCTCGGCAAGGACGACCGCGACCGCGTCGAGGAGTGGTTCAAGCAGGGGAAGATCAAGTTCCTCTTCTCGACGTCGACGCTCGCGTGGGGGGTGAACCTCCCCGCCCGCTGCGTCGTCATCCGCGACACGAAGTACCACGACCCGCTGGAGGGGGAGACGGACATCTCGCCTTTGGACGTGCTCCAGATGCTCGGCCGCGCCGGCCGCCCCGAGTACGACGACGTGGGGTACGGCTGGGTGGTCTGCGACCGCGCGGACGCCGACAAGTACCGCAAGCTGCTCCGCGACGGCAAGGAGATCGAGTCGCGGCTCGCCGCCGACCTCGAATCCCATCTCAACGCCGAGATCGCGATGGGGACGATCCGCGGGCTCGAAGACGTGATGGCGTGGTTAGAGACCACCTTCTACTACGTCCGCGCGAAGTCGCAGCCGGAGCAGTACGACTTCCCGACGCTCCGCGACCGCGTGCGCGACACGCTCGAATCGCTCGTCGACGACGGGTTCGTCGCGGCCGACGACGATCTCGCGATCGAACCGACCGCCCTCGGGCGCCTCGCCTCGAAGTACTACCTCCGCTTGGACACCGCGCGCCGCTTCCGGCGCCTCGCCGACCGCGAGACGCTGACGGTCGATTTCGTGCTTGAGACCGTCGCGTCGGCCGGCGAGTTCGACTCCGTCTCGGCGCGCTCGGCCGAGTCGGACGCGATCGACCGGATCCTCGACGGGCGCGACACCGACCTCGAAGACGGCCACCGCAAGGTGTTCGCCATCCTGCTGGCGGGGATGGCGGACTCGATCCCCTCGGACCTCCGATCGGACGCGTGGGTGATCCGGCAGAACGCCCTCCGCCTGCTCGCCGCGCTCGCGGAGTTCCTCGACCGCTTCGCCGGCCCGCGCGCCGCCAACCTCGCCCGCCGCGTCGAGGCGCGCGTCGAACACGGCGTCTCCCGCGAGGCGGTCGCGCTCACCGCCATCGAAGGGGTCGGCTCCGGTCGCGCCGAGCGCCTCGCGGACGCCGGGCTCACCTCCCCGGCCGACGTCGTCGACGCCGGCGCGAAAGAGCTCGAAAACGCCGGCATGAGCGGCTCCGTCGCGGAGCGCATCGTCGACGCCGCGCGCGACTGTCCCCGGATCGACGTCGACTGGGGCGAGTTCCCCGAGACCATCGCGGTCGGCGAAAACGAGATGTGCGAGGTCGCCGTAACCGCCGTCTCCGGGAGCGCCCGCGCGGGGATCCGCGTCACCGTCAACGACGTGGAGATGACCGCGACGACGACGTACCTCGACGGCGAGGTGACCGTCCCGGTCGGCGTGTTCGGAACCCCCGACGCCGACGAGTTAGAGTTCGTCGTCGAGGTCGTCTTCCCGGACCTCCCGCTGCTGCCGGTCACCGCGACGCGCACGGTTCGCGTGGAGTAG
- a CDS encoding topoisomerase DNA-binding C4 zinc finger domain-containing protein gives MPQRLRVLAGDCVVTDRGDRTRTHRGRVVVLIKPDDTTLVHDADGYQPVAWLTRPESVVVEGGGDGFTVTARDGSRQLRVVAEEATASRALPVTEAGVPVGTCPDDGGPLVRSRGDVVCLDCEERWGLPAGASVTDATCDDCGLPKIRVERGEPFHLCLDPACDPMEDAVSDRFDGVWDCPDCDGDLRVRSAPGRVYLGCENYPDCETTFSFPAGVVVDECDCGLPVFETAAGLGCLDGTCPLDGHAAGRESEEQRPNDA, from the coding sequence ATGCCGCAACGACTCCGCGTGCTGGCCGGCGACTGCGTAGTGACCGACCGCGGCGACCGCACCCGCACCCACCGCGGGCGCGTCGTCGTCTTGATAAAGCCCGACGACACGACGCTCGTCCACGACGCCGACGGCTACCAGCCCGTCGCGTGGCTCACCCGTCCCGAGAGCGTCGTCGTCGAGGGCGGCGGCGACGGGTTCACCGTCACCGCCCGCGACGGCTCTCGACAACTCCGGGTCGTCGCCGAGGAGGCGACCGCGAGCCGCGCGCTCCCCGTCACCGAGGCGGGCGTTCCGGTCGGGACCTGCCCGGACGACGGCGGGCCGCTCGTGCGCTCGCGCGGCGACGTGGTCTGTCTCGACTGCGAGGAACGCTGGGGGCTGCCGGCGGGCGCGAGCGTGACGGACGCGACCTGCGACGACTGCGGGCTGCCGAAGATTCGCGTCGAGCGCGGCGAGCCGTTCCACCTCTGTCTCGACCCCGCCTGCGACCCGATGGAGGACGCCGTCAGCGACCGCTTTGACGGGGTTTGGGACTGCCCGGACTGCGACGGCGACCTCCGGGTGCGCTCCGCGCCCGGCCGCGTCTACCTCGGCTGCGAGAACTACCCCGACTGCGAGACCACCTTCTCGTTCCCGGCGGGCGTCGTCGTCGACGAGTGCGACTGCGGGCTCCCCGTCTTCGAGACGGCCGCCGGGCTGGGCTGTCTGGACGGCACCTGCCCGCTCGACGGACACGCGGCGGGTAGAGAGTCGGAAGAACAGAGACCGAACGACGCGTAG
- a CDS encoding tyrosine--tRNA ligase: MDAHELITRNAAEVVTEAEIEALADDPEGKRAYVGYEPSGVLHIGHMLTANKLIDLQEAGFEVTVLLADVHAYLNDKGSFEEIRHTAERMRDQFIAYGLDESNTQFVLGSDFQLDDDYTLDLHALELETTLARAERAMAEITSGDSVKVSQAVYPLMQALDIPYLGVDIAVGGMEQRKVHMLARDVLPSIDREPPTSLHTPLIADLGTGRGKMSSSEGVTISMEDSREDIESKVNDAYCPPTADPEPADDGTARDNPVLQVFEYHVFPRFDAVTVERPEEYGGNLEYDAYDDLEADLESGELHPADAKGALAEYLDRLIAPGRQQLAE; encoded by the coding sequence ATGGACGCTCACGAGCTGATCACCCGGAACGCGGCCGAGGTGGTCACCGAGGCGGAGATCGAGGCGCTGGCCGACGACCCCGAGGGTAAGCGGGCGTACGTCGGCTACGAGCCCTCGGGCGTGCTCCACATCGGTCACATGCTCACCGCGAACAAGCTCATCGACCTCCAGGAGGCGGGGTTCGAGGTGACCGTACTGTTGGCCGACGTACACGCGTACCTCAACGACAAGGGGTCGTTCGAGGAGATCCGCCACACCGCGGAGCGGATGCGCGACCAGTTCATCGCCTACGGGCTCGACGAGTCGAACACGCAGTTCGTCCTCGGCTCCGACTTCCAGCTCGACGACGACTACACCCTCGACCTCCACGCCCTCGAACTGGAGACCACGCTCGCCCGCGCTGAGCGGGCGATGGCCGAGATCACCTCCGGCGACTCGGTGAAGGTGTCGCAGGCCGTCTACCCGCTGATGCAGGCGCTCGACATCCCGTACCTCGGCGTCGACATCGCGGTCGGCGGGATGGAACAGCGCAAGGTCCACATGCTCGCGCGCGACGTGTTACCGAGCATCGACCGCGAGCCGCCGACGAGCCTCCACACGCCGCTCATCGCCGACCTCGGCACCGGCCGCGGGAAGATGTCCTCCAGCGAGGGCGTCACCATCTCGATGGAGGACTCCCGCGAGGACATCGAGTCGAAGGTGAACGACGCCTACTGCCCGCCCACCGCCGACCCCGAGCCGGCGGACGACGGCACGGCCCGCGACAACCCCGTCCTCCAGGTGTTCGAGTACCACGTGTTCCCGCGGTTCGACGCGGTGACCGTCGAGCGCCCGGAAGAGTACGGCGGGAATCTTGAGTACGACGCCTACGACGACTTGGAGGCGGACTTGGAGTCCGGCGAGCTCCATCCCGCGGACGCGAAGGGCGCGCTCGCGGAGTACCTCGACCGCCTCATCGCCCCGGGCCGCCAGCAGCTCGCGGAGTAG